GAGGAGAAGGGATTCATCGTCCTGAACTGGGGCGACGCGGGGTGGGTCCACTTCTTCTCGAAAACTCCCGTGATCACGCCAGCGGAGGCCAAGACGCTCAAGCTCTTCCAGTGGGCGGGGGACACGAACCTCGTGCAGTTATACAAGGAAACGGGATTTCACCCTGTTCCCCTTTCCACGAACGATCTCCTCCCCAGCCTCCAGACGGGGATGGTGAATGGCTTCACCAGCACCCCGCTGGTCGCGCTGGCCTTCCAGTGGTTCGGCCTGGCGCCCAACATGGCGGACCTTCGGTACGCGCCTCTGACCGGGGCCACGGTGATCGAGAAGCGGGCGTGGGAGAAGATCCCGCCGGGTCTGCGCCCGAAACTTCTCGAGGCGTCCCGCCGGGCGGGGCTGCGGCTTCGCACCGAGATCCGGCGCCTCAACCAGGAAGCTCTTGGGGTGATGGTGAAGAACGGTCTCAAGGTCAACAAGGTGCCCCCGGAAGTCCAGGCGCAGTGGCGGAAGATGGTGGAGAACGTGTACCCTCAGGTCCGAGGAACGATCATGCCGGCGGAGGCGTTCGACACCGTGAGGATGTACCGCGACGAGTACCGCGCCGCGCAGCGCGTGGGGAAGGACGGGGCGCGCTAACCGTTGCCGTCGCCTGCGGAACACGGGCTGCCCGGGGAACGCCCGGCGCCGACGTTCGCGGCCCGCGTCGAGAACGCCGTTTCGATCGGCCTCCTCGTCGGCATGGCGCTTCTCCCGATTCTGGAGATCGTCGGGCGCCGCGTCTGGCGAACCGGCATCCCCGGTTCGAGCTCCCTCGTCCAGCACGCGACCTTGTGGATCGGCCTGCTCGGTGGCGCGATCGCCGCGCGTGACGACCGGCTCCTGTCGATCGGACATCTCGTGGACCGGTTCCGGGAGCCGTACCGGCGGAGCCTGTCCGCATTCGTCGCGGCCGTCTCCGCCGCCGTCTCCCTCCTGCTCGCGGGATCGGGTCTCCAACTGGTCCGGGCGGAGTGGAGGGACACCCATTTCATCGTTCCGTTCCTCCCCCTGTGGGTAGCGGAAGGCGTGATCCCTGCGGGCTTTGCCCTCATCGCGTGGCGGCTCGTCCGGCGCGCTCACGGGGGCGTGTGGACGCGAGCGGCCGGCGCAATCGGCGCGATCGCAGGCGTGGCGTTCGCCTCCTCGAATCTGATCCTCGGGGGCGTGCCATTCGCGGCGGCGGTCGTCACCCTTCTTCTGGCGGTGGTTCTCGGCGCACCGCTCTTCGTCGCCCTGGGGGGCCTCGCGGTCCTCTTTTTCCGCCATGAAGACGTTCCGCTTGCGGCCATCTCCGCGGAGATCTACCGCATCGTGACGTCCCCAACGCTCCCCACCATCCCGCTGTTCGGCTTCGCGGGGTACGTTCTCACGATGGGAAACGTCTCCCGGCGGCTGGTGCGTTTTTTTCGCGCGATCGTCGGCTGGATGCCGGGCGGGATCGCCGTGGTCACGGTGCTGGTTTGCACCTTCTTCACGACCTTTACCGGCGCCTCCGGTGTCACGATCGTGGCGTTGGGCGGGATCCTGCTGCCCGCGCTCCTCGTGGAGCGGTACCCGGAGAGGTTTTCCCTCGGCCTTCTCACCTCGTCCGGGTCCCTCGGGCTTCTTTTCCCCCCCTGTCTGCCTGTGATCCTGTACGCGGTCGTGGCGGGGATCGCGGTGGACCAGATGTTCCTCGGCGGATTTCTCCCCGGGATACTTCTCTCGTTGATCATGGCGGGCTGGGCCGTCCGGGGAGGGGTGCAGGCAGGGGCGCGGCGGTCATCGTTTTCCTGGAAGGAACTGGGCGCCGCGGCGTGGGAGGCGAAGTGGGACCTTCTCCTTCCCGTGATCGTGCTGGTGGGTATTTTCGGGGGTATCGCCACCGCCGTCGAGGCGGCGGCGATGACGGTCCTTTATGCCATCGGCGCCGAGGTGTTCATCCACCGCGACGCGGGGTTTCGGCGGCTTCTGTCCGAAGCGGGGACCGAAACCTCCCGGCTCGTCGGGGGGTTCCTTCTTCTCCTCGCGGCGGCCACGGGCCTGACCGGGTACATGGTCGACGCCGGGGTTCCCCAGGCCGTTTTCGAATGGGTCCGATCGA
This sequence is a window from Candidatus Deferrimicrobium sp.. Protein-coding genes within it:
- the dctP gene encoding TRAP transporter substrate-binding protein DctP encodes the protein IQAAAITGIGLAYLEPSFYALHIPMMYKSDEEFDFVRDRYAPVLERKMEEKGFIVLNWGDAGWVHFFSKTPVITPAEAKTLKLFQWAGDTNLVQLYKETGFHPVPLSTNDLLPSLQTGMVNGFTSTPLVALAFQWFGLAPNMADLRYAPLTGATVIEKRAWEKIPPGLRPKLLEASRRAGLRLRTEIRRLNQEALGVMVKNGLKVNKVPPEVQAQWRKMVENVYPQVRGTIMPAEAFDTVRMYRDEYRAAQRVGKDGAR
- a CDS encoding TRAP transporter large permease subunit, which encodes MPSPAEHGLPGERPAPTFAARVENAVSIGLLVGMALLPILEIVGRRVWRTGIPGSSSLVQHATLWIGLLGGAIAARDDRLLSIGHLVDRFREPYRRSLSAFVAAVSAAVSLLLAGSGLQLVRAEWRDTHFIVPFLPLWVAEGVIPAGFALIAWRLVRRAHGGVWTRAAGAIGAIAGVAFASSNLILGGVPFAAAVVTLLLAVVLGAPLFVALGGLAVLFFRHEDVPLAAISAEIYRIVTSPTLPTIPLFGFAGYVLTMGNVSRRLVRFFRAIVGWMPGGIAVVTVLVCTFFTTFTGASGVTIVALGGILLPALLVERYPERFSLGLLTSSGSLGLLFPPCLPVILYAVVAGIAVDQMFLGGFLPGILLSLIMAGWAVRGGVQAGARRSSFSWKELGAAAWEAKWDLLLPVIVLVGIFGGIATAVEAAAMTVLYAIGAEVFIHRDAGFRRLLSEAGTETSRLVGGFLLLLAAATGLTGYMVDAGVPQAVFEWVRSTIDSRFTFLLILNVFLLLVGAFMHIFSAIVIVVPIIAPLAVAFGVHPVHLGIIFLANLELGFLMPPVGMNLFMSAYRFEKPFGEVCRAVLPFLLLLLGGVLAITYIPWLTTALLQK